CGAAGATGTCCTCGGCGTTGCGCCGGTCGATGCGGTTGCCGTCGCGGTCGAGCATGTAGATATTGATGAAGTGGGACCAAGGGTCGACCTCGTTGTCCGGATTCATCCCGCCGCTCCGGCCCAGCACCCGGCCGCCGCTGGTCACCCGCAGATCGACCCACACCTGATTCGAGTCGGCGGTGCCCTGGGTGAAGAGGTGGCCCATCTTCACCGTCCGCACCACGGCGTCCAGCAGATAGGGCTCACCGGCCTCGATAGCCGGCACCGCCGGCCGTAGAGGAGCCTGCAGCGGACCGTCAATGGTGCCGCCGCGGCGCAGGCCGAAGAGATCCAGGCGCATGACGCCGACGTTGAACTCCCGCTGCCGCTCGTTGGCCCAATCCGGCAGCCCCACCAGCGCCGGGATGCCGGTGTTGGCACCGACGAATTGGTGGTCCGTGGCCTTGCGGATGCCGGTACCGTCGAAGTCCTGGGCGGCGAATTGATCCGACTCCCGCAACGGCATATGGCATTCGTTGCAGCTCGGTGTCGCCTTCGGCGGGTAGTAGAAGCTGGTGATGCCGTGACCGGAGACGCCGCTCAGATGGTAGGCGTCGTAGTGATTCTGGCCGCGCAGCCATTTGTAATCGTTGAGCTCCGGCGGCAGATGCACCTTGTGGCAGCTGCTGCAGAACTCGGGAGTCTGGTGCAGCGGCTTCAAGAAGGTCTTCTTGTGGAACTCGGGCTTCGCCTTGACCAGCTGACGATTGACCCATTGCAGGGTCTCGTTCTCGCTGAACGCGAAGGGGTAGTGGATGGGCTCTTCGATGGTGTAGTCGGCGTTGCCCCGCACGCTGTTGACGTTGGTGATGGCGTGACAGGAGGTGCAGGTGATGCCCGCCTGGCCGGTGGGCTCGGAGTTGATGTCGAAGTCCGGGTCGTCGAATTTCGGGTCGTCGAATTTCCCGGAGAAGAAGACCACCGGGTCATGACAGCCGGCGCACCAGCGCGAGGCCTGCACGTTGCCGTCGCGCAGATTCGCCATCTTGCGGGTACCGGTGACGGAGGCCTTGTAGGGGGGATTGTTGAAGGAGCTGAAGCGGTGCATGCTCACCGACCAGGACTCGTGGCTGTCCTGATGGCATTCGGCGCAGTATTGGTCGTTCATCAACACCCGCTCGGGGATGAAGTCGCCGGTGGCGGTGCGCGCCAGGGAAGGGAAGAAGTACTGCTCGCCGCTCTCCGGACCGACGACGTTCCATTCCCGGGGGTCCTGCGCCTGGAGCACCAGCATGGCACCGGCGAACACCGCCGCCGCCGCCGCCCAGCGCAAACCGATGCGCCATTTGATCCGCTTCCCCGCCAGGCGGTGCAGCACGAAGAGCCAAGCGGCCAGCAGCGGAGTGATGACGTGCAGCCAGTAGAGTCCCGAGCGCAGCGCCTGGTCCTTGATCACCAACACGCCCTCGATGCGGGTCAGCAGGACACCGCTGAAGAGCAGCACCAGCGAGGCGATGAACAGAGCGTAGCCCACCTTGATCGCCCGGCGATTGGGGCGATCCTTGGCGTTGCGCATGTGGAAGATGCCGAACAGGATCACTGGCAGAATGAGGGCCAGCCCCAGCACCAGGTGGATCATGAACATGATCAGGTAGAACCAGTTCTGATACGTCTGGCCCTGGATCCACTCCATCAGGCTGACGCCCACCAGGTAGACCGAGTTCACCACCAACAGGGCGAACAGCCCAAAGACCACCGCCAGCAGTCTCTTGAGCCGCGGCCCCACCGCGGGTACATAACGGCGCTTCTTCACCGCCGAATTACTCCTTGCCATCATCGCTCCCTCACCTTCGAGCCAATTTTCTGAGTTTGTGGCACCGGGTCGTGGGGCCGTTCACCCGGTGGATGCTGCCTGCGAGCAGCGGGCTAATTCTTCTGCGGCTCGTGTTGCCAACAGTACTCCGAGCCCTCTCGAGCCCGGCGGCTGCAGCGGGAGCCGTCGCGTTTGAAAGCAATACAAAGGCCGACCCCGTCACCCTCACCGGGCGCGGGTCCAGCGGTCGATTCAGCAACCTGGGATGGGGGCTCCACCGCCACCGGCCGAGGATAGGCCTGGGGTGGAGCTTCCTGCGGCTCCGGATCTCGGCGCGGGGAACGCTTCCCCTCGCCGCTTCCGGAACGCGATCCAAGACTCGGCCTGGAACCGGGGACGTTGACCTTCCAGGCCATCACCGCCACCAACAGACCAAAGACCACGAGGAGCAGTCGGCGCAACATGAGCGCTATTGTACCGCGCTCCCCAGCGAAGCCGAAGAGGGGTGGAGCCGGAGGGCTCTCAAACCCGCATCAGCACCGCTCCCCAATGCAGGCCGGCGCCGAGGGCGGAGAAGCCCACCAGGCTGCCCGGTTCCGCATGACCGGCTTCGCGGGCTTCGTGGAAGCACAGTGGCAGAGTGGCGGAAGTGGTGTTGCCGTATTTCTGGATGTTGTTGAAGACCTTGTCCCGGTCGATGCCCAGAACCTTGGTGGCCGCCTCGTTGATGCGCAGATTGGCCTGGTGCATGATCAGCAGGTCCAGATCCTCCACCGTCAGCTCGTACTGGCTGAGCAATTCCTTGGTGACCTCGGGCATGCGGGTCACCGCCAGCTTGAACACCGCCCGGCCGTCCATCACCGGCACCGTGGTGGCGCTGTCGATCATGTCGTGGCTGACCCACGGACGCTCCACCGAGCCGCCGCCGGGGACGTAGAGGATGTCCTTGTGGTTGCCGTCCCCGAGCATGCGGGCACCGAGGATGCCGCGGCCATCGTCTTCCGTGTGAGCTTTGAAGACCATCGCCCCGGCACCGTCGCCGAAGAGCACCAGCAGATGGCGAAATTGGGAGTTCCACTCGAAGGTCTCCGGCTCCAGGGGGCCTTTCTCCGGATCGTCGAGTACTTCCCAGGTCCGCTCGTTGAACGGCATCAGGGCGGTGTGCACGTCGGTGCCCACCAGCAGCACGGTGCGGGCGATGCCGCTACGGATCAGCGCGTCCACCATCTGCAATCCGTAGGCGAAACCGGCGCACTGCTGGCGGATGTCCAGCGCCGGGATGGGATCGATGCCCAGGCGCTGCTGGATCAGCGTGCCGCAGCCGGGGAAATAATGATCCGGAGTCATGGTGGCGCAGACGATGTAGTCCACCTCGCCGGCCTCGACACCGGCATCCTCCAACGCCGCCTTCGCCGCTTCGGCGCCCAGGTCGGCGGAGGTCACGCCCGGCTCGACGTAGCGGCGGGTGCGGATGCCGCTGCGTTCACGGATCCATTCGTCGTTGGTCTCGACGATGCGAGACAGCATGTCGTTGTCGATTTCGAGGGGCGGTACGGAGATACCGGATCCGGCGAGAAGGGCACGAGCTTGATCCATGATTTGATTTCCTCCCCCCAGCCTGGGGGCGTGAATGAGAAGAGAAGGAAAGACTGGGGCGGAAGCCGAGTCCAATCGCCGGAACTGTACCCTATCGGCCGCCGGAGCCCAAGTCCCGGTGCTAGCCGTCAGTGCCCCAGCTCGACCTTGCTCAGGCCTCGGCACTGCTGGTCGACTCAGTTGCGGGGGTACCGGGGCGGGCGGACGCGCTGTTCGCGCAGGGCGTCGCGGCGCATGCGCTCCTCGTAGAAGACCGTCAGGTCCTCCAGCCGGATCAGGCGGTAGAGGCGGTCCGGCTTCTCATCGTTCAAGCCGGGCTCCGCATCCTTGCCGTATTTCCACAGGATCAGCGGCGGGCCGTCGAGCCATTGAGCGATGTCGTAGTCCACTTCCTCCGGCGGACCGTAGAGCACGTAGAGCGTCCCCCGGTCCGTATTGCGCCCGCGGATCTGGGCTTCGGAGAATTGCTTGTCCGCCTCCGCGGCCCGCTCCTCGTAGAGCTCCCGCAGCGGATTGCCGGGGACGTCGCCGTTGGTGTCCCGGCGCGCCCAGAACTCGTCGATGAAGGCCCGCGCCTCCTCGTCGCTGCTGAGGATCAGGTATTCGTCGGCTTCTTCCCGGGTCACCAGCCGGGCGATGGGGCCGATGAGCCATTCGGCGTAGCCCGGCCCGAGGAAGGGCTGGATGAGCATCTCCCGGTCATAGGATTTGAGCTTCTTGCCCGCCGCCTCGGCCGACGGGACCGCCAACGCGGCGCAGAGGAGGATCAGAAGGAGGTGGCGGACGGCGTTACGGACGACGGAGGAGGTCGAGGAATTCTTCACGAACGGGGCGCTCCAGGAAGCAGCCGCGGATGGAGGACGTGACGGTGACGGCGCCGGGCTTTTTGACTCCGCGCATCTCGACGCACAGGTGCCGCGCCTCGATCACCACCATGGCTCCGATGGGCTCCAGCTTCTCTTCTAGGTAGGTCACGACCTGTTCCGTCAACCGCTCCTGGAGCTGCGGCCGCTTGGCGTAGAACTCCAGGATGCGGGGAAACTTCGACAGGCCGATGATGCGATTGCTAGGGATGTAGGCGATGTGGGCATGGCCGTAGAAGGGCACCAGGTGGTGCGAGCACATGGAGTAGAAGGGGATCTGCTTCTCCATCACCATGCCGCTGTAATTCTCGTCGTTGGGGAAGGTGGTGACCTTCGGCTCCGCCCCTTCCCGCAGACCGTGGAACATCTCCAGGTACATCTTGGCGACGCGCCGGTCGGTCTCCCGCAGGTTGGGATCATCGAGATTCAAGCCCAGCTCTTCGAGAATGCTCCGCACGTGGCCGGCGATGCGCTGGACTTTTTCGGCTTCTCCGTTGTCTCCCACCGGAGGCATCACCTTCTCGGCGATCAAGGCCTCTTCCTGAGGTTTGGCGAGGACGTTTTTCAGATCTCTATCCATGACATTCGATTCGCTTTCTCGAGAATCCCTCCCGACGAGACAGGTCAGACTAGCATGGGTCCCAAGCTCCCCGCCCGTCGGCAGCCCGTACCGGCAACAACCAAAACCGGCTGCTCTATAATCCCGACCCTAGGAGGTATCTACGATGAGTCAGAACGTTTCCATCGAGTATTGTGTCGTTTGAAACTACAAGCCCCGCGCCGCCGGTCTGGCGGCTGAGCTTGAGCAGTCTTTCGACGTTTCCGTCGAGCTCATCAAGGGACGCAACGGCGTCTTCGAGGTCCAGCTCGGCGAGGATCTAATCTTCTCCAAGAAGTCCCTGGGCCGCTTCCCCGAAGAGGGTGAGGTCGCCCAACTCTTCCGCCAGCACCTGGCTGGTTAGCTAGCCGAGCTGTTCGCTGGCAGCCGGGCCGGTCGCTGGCAAATAGCCTTCGGAGATCGCCTTCGATTCCGTTTTCATCGAGCCCCGGCGGCGCAAGCCCCGGGGCTCGCCTATCCATGACTACGGGACCCGCCGAGATCCGGTTTGAAGCCCCGCCCTGACCGCCGCTTCACTCTAAGCCCTCGAGCCCCAAGCACCGCACGCTGTCGAAGAACGCCCTACAAGTCGGGAGCCACGGGCCAATCGGGAGCTATGGGTTCTGTTCGCCGGCGGCCTGGGCTACCGGCGCCCGATACCAGCAGCTCTGCCCCGCGGTCTCCGCCACCGACACTCCCAACACCGACACCTGCGAGCCCACCAACCCTGGGGCTAGCTCGTGCCATAGCCAGCGGGCCAGCAGCTCGATGGAGGTATTGACCACCGGCAGCACCAGCACGTCCCGGGCCGGGAAAACATAACGGCGGTCCCGGTAGGTCACCACCATTCCGTCCTCCTCCTCGTGCCCAGCTTCTCCGCGATGGAAAACCAGCTCCGGGCTGTCCCGAGGCACCAGCGTCCGGGTGTCCAACCGCTCGCAGGCGTCGCGGATCGCCCCCTTCACCGCGACGAAGTCGCAAAGCAGCCCGTAGCCGTCCAACCCTTCCCCCGTCAGCTCCAGCTCCACCTGGTAGTTGTGGCCGTGGAGCAGCTCTGCCTGGCCATCGGGGAAGAGAGTGAAGTGGGCGGCAGAAAACTTGAAGTCCTCCTTCGCCAGGTGGACCGTGTAATGCTCGCGTGGGTCGCTCATGGGATGCATCTTATGGCACTGCGGGCTCGAGGCGGGTGATCGCTCCAGGGATGGCTATCGATTCCCGAGGCTCACCCCTGGAGCCCCGGAACCGCCTCCCACCCCGTGCTATTCTGCCTCCGCTCTCACACCCTCGATCCGCCCCGCCGACGGAGGCCGGAGCTCATGAAAGCGCTTCGCAAATTCACCCTCCTCACCTCCCTCTACCTCTCCCAGGGACTGCCCTACGGCTTCTTTCGCCAAGCCCTGCCGGTGCTGCTACGGCAACAGGGGGTGTCTCTCGCCCACGTGGGCCTGAGCAATCTACTGGCCCTGCCCTGGGCGCTCAAGTTTCTGTGGGCACCGTTGGTGGACCGCGTCGGCTGGCGGCGCCTCGGGCTGCGACGCAGCTGGATCTTGCCGCTGCAAGGACTGGCCATCCTCACCCTCCTGGCCATGGGCTTCCTCGACGCCGCCACCCAGCTGGAGCTGGTGCTGGCGGGCATTCTGCTGATCAACCTCTTCGCCGCCACCCAGGACATCGCCACCGACGGCCTGGCGGTAGGGCTCCTGAGCCACGCCGAGCGCGGCCTCGGCAACAGCATCCAGGTAGCCGCCTACCGGGTGGGCATGGTGGTCGGCGGCGGCTTTCTCCTCATCCTCATCGACTGGCTCGGCTGGACCAGCCTATTCTGGGTGATGGCGGCCCTGCTCACCGCCGCCTCGGTGCCCATCGTCCTCTATCGCGAACCCTCTTGTGATTCGGGTAGGGCCTCGCAAGCCACCCCCCAAGATCGTCTTTGTGATTCGGGTAGGGCCTCACAGGACGAGGAGGAAGAAGCACCTCAAAGGCCCGGATTCTGGGACTTTCTCGAGATTCTCCGGCGACCCGGCATGGCCTGGTGGCTGCTGCTTCTCCTGCTCTTCAAGGGCGGCGACAACCTCACCACCGGCATGCTCAATCCCTTCCTCGTGGACCTGGGGCTCTCCGCCGGCGACATCGGTTCGCTGGTCGGGCTGGCGGGCTTTGCCGCCGGGCTGGTGGGAGCCCTGGCCGGCGGCTGGTGGGTGGTTCGGCTGGGTCGAGTGCGAGGGCTGGTCACCGCCGGCCTGCTCCAAGCCCTCGGCGCCGCCGGCTACGCCGTCCCCGCCCTCTTCGCAGCATCAGTGCCGGCCCTGGCCAGCCTGCCGGCGCTCTATGGCTTCTGCATTTTGGAGCACTTCACCGGCAGCCTGGTCACCGTCACCCTCTTCACCATGATGATGGACGTCTCCCGAGTGCGCACCGCCGGCAGCGACTACACCCTCCAGGCCAGTGTCGTGGTGGTGGCGCAGCTCGGCGGCCGTTCGTTGAGCGGTTTCAGCGCCGAAGCCTTAGGCTACGCCGGCAATTTCCTCGCCTCCGGTCTGATCAGCGTCCTCGGCGCCCTCGCCGGCTATCTGATCCTGCGCAACACCAGCTTCCGCCAGCGCCTTCTGGCACCGACCGGCGCAAGTTGGGAAGGCTAGGAGCCTGCTGAAAAAGTCAGCCGCAAGCGAGAGTGAGAAATTTTCGAGCAGAATCGAGGCGGAGAACCGCAGGCGATTCGGGAATCGTCGAGGCTCGACAACGAAGATTCGGCCGAAAAGAGCCGCTCGGAGCGTGGCGTGAGGTTTTCAGCAGGCTCCTAGGAGCTAGAATGGGCACTGAGAAGAACTCTTCGACTCCTTTGGAGGATCTGGCATGAAATTCCAAGTGACTCTGGATCGCGATGAGGACGGCGCATGGGTGGTGGAATGCCCCTCGATTCCAGGCTGTGTCAGCCAGGGTCAAAGCCGCGAGGAGGCCTTGGAGAATATCCAGGAAGCGATCAGTCTGTGCTTGGAGGTTCGAGCGGAGCGGGGGCTGCCTCTCACCGTCGAAACCCGCCAAATCGAGGTCTTGGTCTGAGCCCGACGGGATGCCGCCCCTACCAATCCTCAGCGGCCGTCAAGTGCGGAGGGCCTTCGAACGTCTTGGGTGGACCTTCGTACGCCAGCGCGGTAGCCACATGGTCCTGGTCAAAGACGGCGAGTTGGCGACCCTCTCCGTGCCGGATCACAAGGAGGTCGCCCGAGGCACTCTCCGCTCCCTGATCCGGGCCGCCAACCTCACCGTTTCCGATTTTCTTGCAGCTGCAAAGAAGCGCTAGCAGCTCCTCACTCCTCCCCCTGCGCCGCCCGCGCCCGGATCCCTGCCGCTCGGCCGGCGAGGGCGGCGAATTCGGCAGCCTGGGCGTTGCCGGGAAGCTCGGCGGAGACCTGCTGGGCGCGGCGGAAGACCTCGTCCAGGCTGCCCTCCTTGGCCCACCAGCTACCGCGTAGGATCTCGGCGAACTCCGCCACCAGCACGGCCAGGCGCAGTGACGGGGAGGCCTGCTCCCAGGTCGGGGCCAGGTCTTCGAGCCCCACCGGTTGCGCCAACTCCTCGAAGCTTCCGGTCTCGGCGGAGCGATAGCGCAGCCGCAGAGTCGCCAGGTGCGCCCGCCGCGGGGCGTCGTCCGCCACCAGCCGGGGCGTCAGCTTGATCTCGTAGAGCGCGGTGACGCCATGGCCGGCGCCGATCTCGCCGGCGTCGGCGCGGTTGTCGCGGAAGCGATGGTCCGCCAGATCACGGTTCTCGTAGCCCAGCAGGCGGTAGCGCTCCACCGCCTGGGGGTTGAATTCCACCTGCACCCGGGCGTCGGATGCGACGGTCTGGAGAGTTCCCGTGAGCTCTTCCACCAACACCCGATGGGCTTCCTCCAGGCTGTCGATGTAGGCGTAGCGGCCGTTGCCCCGATCCGCCAGCTTCTCCATCAGCACGTCGTTGTAGTTGCCCATGCCAAAGCCCAGAGTGGTGAGCTCGAGGCCCTTGCGGGCTTCCTCCCCCACTCGCTCCAGGATCCGCTCCGCCGCCGTCTCGCCGACGTTGGCGACGCCGTCGGAGCACAGCACCACCCGGTGGATGGCACCGTCCCGGTGATGGCGGCGGAGCATCTCGTAGCCCAGCATCAGCCCGGCCTCGGCGTTAGTGGACCCCTGGGGGACCAAGCTCTCGATGGCGTCCCGAACCCGCCGGCGATCCGCGGTGGGCTCGAGCACCGCCCGGGCCTCGTCCCCGAAGATCACCAAACCGATGCGATCCTTCTCCTCCAGCTGTCCCAGAAGCTTGTCCAGCGAGCGGCGCACCAGGCCCAGGCGGTTCTCCTGATCCATGGAGCCGGAAACGTCCACCACCAGGACCAACACCGCCGGCTTGCGCGCCGCCGCCCGGACCTCCCGAGCCTGCAAGTGAAAGCGCACCAGCCGGTATCGCGCTCCCTGGGCGAAGATCGCCGGCGCTCCCTCCGCCAACAGGGCGAAATCCTCGCGCCGGGGCGGCGCCTCGCCGTAGTCGAAGTAGTTGATCAGCTCCTCCACCCGCACCGCGTCCCGCGGCGGCAGATGACCGTCTCTCAGATAGCGCCGCACCACGGTGTAGGAGGCGGTGTCGACGTCCAGCCCGAAGGTGGAAAGGGCGTCGTCCTCGGTGTCGATGAACGGCGAGGTCCCGGCGGACTCGAAGAAGACGTCGCCGTAGGGCTCGTCGTTGGGCTCGGCGGTGCCCCCGGTGGTACCTCCAGCGGTGCCTCGCGGCTGGGCCGACGAGCCGTTGAACGTGCCGAGCTGGCGCTGCGGCTCTTCGAGCCTGGGCTTGGGAATCGAGCTCGACTCCGCCGGAGGCCGAACCTTGGCGCGCGGCGCTGGGGGCGGCGCGGGCGGCGCGGGCGGCGGCGACGGAGCCTCCCCGCTCTGCGGTCTTGCGGCGACGGATTCCTTGGATCGAGCACTAGCCTGAGCCCGCAGCTCACGGATCCTTTCTCGCATCCGCCGGGCTTTCTCGGTCCGCAAATCCTCCGGAGATTCGGCGGTCGGTTCTGCCTCCGATGGTTCCGGCGCGTCCTGGGGTGCCGGCTGGTCGATGAGCAAGTCGGCATCGGGCAGGTCGGCATCGGACAAGTCGAGCTCCGACTCCGCAGCGGCCGAAGTCCCGGCATCCGGCGCCGCGTCGTCCTCCGACGCTGGCATGGGAATCTTCTTGAGCTCGTCCTCGGCTTGGAGGCTCTCGCGGTCCGCGAAGGAAGCCTCTTCCGCTTCTGCAGGGCTCTCTGCCGCGGTCTGCTGGTCGGACCGCGCCTCGGCGGCGGGAGCCGCGGCTCCGTCGAAGACGCTGGTATCCGGCGAAAGGCCCTGGCGCTGGAGGTGGACGGTGAGCAGGCCGCCGCCCACCATCATCAACAGGACCGCGGCGGCGGCCAGCCAGCGCGGCGACCAGCCGCGGCGTGAG
This portion of the Acidobacteriota bacterium genome encodes:
- a CDS encoding multiheme c-type cytochrome, with amino-acid sequence MKKRRYVPAVGPRLKRLLAVVFGLFALLVVNSVYLVGVSLMEWIQGQTYQNWFYLIMFMIHLVLGLALILPVILFGIFHMRNAKDRPNRRAIKVGYALFIASLVLLFSGVLLTRIEGVLVIKDQALRSGLYWLHVITPLLAAWLFVLHRLAGKRIKWRIGLRWAAAAAVFAGAMLVLQAQDPREWNVVGPESGEQYFFPSLARTATGDFIPERVLMNDQYCAECHQDSHESWSVSMHRFSSFNNPPYKASVTGTRKMANLRDGNVQASRWCAGCHDPVVFFSGKFDDPKFDDPDFDINSEPTGQAGITCTSCHAITNVNSVRGNADYTIEEPIHYPFAFSENETLQWVNRQLVKAKPEFHKKTFLKPLHQTPEFCSSCHKVHLPPELNDYKWLRGQNHYDAYHLSGVSGHGITSFYYPPKATPSCNECHMPLRESDQFAAQDFDGTGIRKATDHQFVGANTGIPALVGLPDWANERQREFNVGVMRLDLFGLRRGGTIDGPLQAPLRPAVPAIEAGEPYLLDAVVRTVKMGHLFTQGTADSNQVWVDLRVTSGGRVLGRSGGMNPDNEVDPWSHFINIYMLDRDGNRIDRRNAEDIFVPLYNHQIPPGAADVVHYRLEVPEGWTEPVTVEARLQFRKFDSIYMDFVYGEEYINELPILTMAVDTITLPVVGGPEVAEEQTSPIPEWQRWNDYGIGLLRKGGKTKGELAQAEEAFRRVEALGRPDGPLNLARVYLAQGTVQDQAIAALRRAADFDPPAPPWSVSWFTGLVNKQNGYLDEAIADFKGILELDSAETRERGFDFTQDYRLLTELGQTVFERAKQERGESRQARRQELLQEAVGYFQQALELDPENVPAHYNLNLIYRQLGEEELATEHGELYQRYRPDDNARDRAIAIARRNDPAANHAAEAIVIYDLHRSEAYELEGQPADERRAAPYELLALEGAEPIATPPGASTETAAAGPSPPEGEPEKVAELAGGRHGR
- a CDS encoding beta-ketoacyl-ACP synthase III, with translation MDQARALLAGSGISVPPLEIDNDMLSRIVETNDEWIRERSGIRTRRYVEPGVTSADLGAEAAKAALEDAGVEAGEVDYIVCATMTPDHYFPGCGTLIQQRLGIDPIPALDIRQQCAGFAYGLQMVDALIRSGIARTVLLVGTDVHTALMPFNERTWEVLDDPEKGPLEPETFEWNSQFRHLLVLFGDGAGAMVFKAHTEDDGRGILGARMLGDGNHKDILYVPGGGSVERPWVSHDMIDSATTVPVMDGRAVFKLAVTRMPEVTKELLSQYELTVEDLDLLIMHQANLRINEAATKVLGIDRDKVFNNIQKYGNTTSATLPLCFHEAREAGHAEPGSLVGFSALGAGLHWGAVLMRV
- a CDS encoding GWxTD domain-containing protein, whose amino-acid sequence is MKNSSTSSVVRNAVRHLLLILLCAALAVPSAEAAGKKLKSYDREMLIQPFLGPGYAEWLIGPIARLVTREEADEYLILSSDEEARAFIDEFWARRDTNGDVPGNPLRELYEERAAEADKQFSEAQIRGRNTDRGTLYVLYGPPEEVDYDIAQWLDGPPLILWKYGKDAEPGLNDEKPDRLYRLIRLEDLTVFYEERMRRDALREQRVRPPRYPRN
- the folE gene encoding GTP cyclohydrolase I FolE translates to MDRDLKNVLAKPQEEALIAEKVMPPVGDNGEAEKVQRIAGHVRSILEELGLNLDDPNLRETDRRVAKMYLEMFHGLREGAEPKVTTFPNDENYSGMVMEKQIPFYSMCSHHLVPFYGHAHIAYIPSNRIIGLSKFPRILEFYAKRPQLQERLTEQVVTYLEEKLEPIGAMVVIEARHLCVEMRGVKKPGAVTVTSSIRGCFLERPVREEFLDLLRRP
- a CDS encoding SelT/SelW/SelH family (seleno)protein — protein: MSQNVSIEYCVVUNYKPRAAGLAAELEQSFDVSVELIKGRNGVFEVQLGEDLIFSKKSLGRFPEEGEVAQLFRQHLAG
- a CDS encoding 6-carboxytetrahydropterin synthase, producing MSDPREHYTVHLAKEDFKFSAAHFTLFPDGQAELLHGHNYQVELELTGEGLDGYGLLCDFVAVKGAIRDACERLDTRTLVPRDSPELVFHRGEAGHEEEDGMVVTYRDRRYVFPARDVLVLPVVNTSIELLARWLWHELAPGLVGSQVSVLGVSVAETAGQSCWYRAPVAQAAGEQNP
- a CDS encoding MFS transporter gives rise to the protein MKALRKFTLLTSLYLSQGLPYGFFRQALPVLLRQQGVSLAHVGLSNLLALPWALKFLWAPLVDRVGWRRLGLRRSWILPLQGLAILTLLAMGFLDAATQLELVLAGILLINLFAATQDIATDGLAVGLLSHAERGLGNSIQVAAYRVGMVVGGGFLLILIDWLGWTSLFWVMAALLTAASVPIVLYREPSCDSGRASQATPQDRLCDSGRASQDEEEEAPQRPGFWDFLEILRRPGMAWWLLLLLLFKGGDNLTTGMLNPFLVDLGLSAGDIGSLVGLAGFAAGLVGALAGGWWVVRLGRVRGLVTAGLLQALGAAGYAVPALFAASVPALASLPALYGFCILEHFTGSLVTVTLFTMMMDVSRVRTAGSDYTLQASVVVVAQLGGRSLSGFSAEALGYAGNFLASGLISVLGALAGYLILRNTSFRQRLLAPTGASWEG
- a CDS encoding type II toxin-antitoxin system HicB family antitoxin, which produces MKFQVTLDRDEDGAWVVECPSIPGCVSQGQSREEALENIQEAISLCLEVRAERGLPLTVETRQIEVLV
- a CDS encoding type II toxin-antitoxin system HicA family toxin — its product is MPPLPILSGRQVRRAFERLGWTFVRQRGSHMVLVKDGELATLSVPDHKEVARGTLRSLIRAANLTVSDFLAAAKKR
- a CDS encoding von Willebrand factor type A domain-containing protein, whose translation is MTRWNQRQIAHKLAEPPAAEPPADLLERLLEDIPDSPPVAEPTEAKPEGDESKPDGTPLPQRPSRPSRRGWSPRWLAAAAVLLMMVGGGLLTVHLQRQGLSPDTSVFDGAAAPAAEARSDQQTAAESPAEAEEASFADRESLQAEDELKKIPMPASEDDAAPDAGTSAAAESELDLSDADLPDADLLIDQPAPQDAPEPSEAEPTAESPEDLRTEKARRMRERIRELRAQASARSKESVAARPQSGEAPSPPPAPPAPPPAPRAKVRPPAESSSIPKPRLEEPQRQLGTFNGSSAQPRGTAGGTTGGTAEPNDEPYGDVFFESAGTSPFIDTEDDALSTFGLDVDTASYTVVRRYLRDGHLPPRDAVRVEELINYFDYGEAPPRREDFALLAEGAPAIFAQGARYRLVRFHLQAREVRAAARKPAVLVLVVDVSGSMDQENRLGLVRRSLDKLLGQLEEKDRIGLVIFGDEARAVLEPTADRRRVRDAIESLVPQGSTNAEAGLMLGYEMLRRHHRDGAIHRVVLCSDGVANVGETAAERILERVGEEARKGLELTTLGFGMGNYNDVLMEKLADRGNGRYAYIDSLEEAHRVLVEELTGTLQTVASDARVQVEFNPQAVERYRLLGYENRDLADHRFRDNRADAGEIGAGHGVTALYEIKLTPRLVADDAPRRAHLATLRLRYRSAETGSFEELAQPVGLEDLAPTWEQASPSLRLAVLVAEFAEILRGSWWAKEGSLDEVFRRAQQVSAELPGNAQAAEFAALAGRAAGIRARAAQGEE